One window of Quercus robur chromosome 12, dhQueRobu3.1, whole genome shotgun sequence genomic DNA carries:
- the LOC126710320 gene encoding protein NRT1/ PTR FAMILY 1.2-like isoform X2, giving the protein MPNMILYLTREFGMQIASAANVLFIWSAATNFMPILGAYLADSYVGRYRMIGFGSIVSLLGMVLLWLTTLNSQAKISCSQSSSSCNFSTAFKLLHLYSSFGLMAIGAGGLRSSSLAFGADQLDKRDNIRNAAMLESFFSWYYVSKTASALIAVTFIVYVQDKMGWMVGFGIPALLMSLSVLSFFLASPFYIKLKSDSSLLTGFTQVLVASYKNRRMRLSSQATPEMYHHINGSMLLLPSEKLRFLNKACIIKNPLQDLSPDGRATDPWSLCTVNQVEELKALIRVIPLWSAGIMMSVSISQNSFPVLQAASMDRHITPYFEIPAGSFSVFLVITITLWITLYDRVVLPLASKISGKPCRLNEKKRMGIGLFFSCMSMAAMAVAESVRRELAIEEGFSDDPQAVVSMSAMWLLPYYIFAGLGEAFNAIGQNEFYYSQLPKSMSSIATTLFGLGMSAASLVASFILSTVDNVTKKGGESWVSSNINKAHYDYYYWLLTGLCSANLMYYLFCSKAYGPSEGERSRVLDEEDG; this is encoded by the exons ATGCCAAACATGATACTTTATTTGACAAGAGAGTTTGGTATGCAAATAGCCAGTGCAGCCAATGTGCTGTTCATATGGTCTGCAGCAACCAATTTCATGCCGATTCTTGGTGCTTATCTCGCTGATTCTTATGTGGGTCGGTACCGGATGATCGGCTTTGGTTCCATCGTTAGCCTTTTG GGGATGGTTCTTTTGTGGTTAACAACCTTGAATTCACAAGCAAAGATTTCATGCAGCCAAAGTAGTAGCAGTTGCAACTTCTCAACAGCATTCAAACTTCTACACTTATATTCTTCTTTTGGGCTGATGGCTATAGGAGCTGGTGGCTTAAGGTCATCCTCCTTGGCATTTGGTGCAGATCAGTTAGACAAGAGAGACAACATAAGAAATGCAGCGATGTTAGAGAGCTTTTTCAGCTGGTACTATGTTTCAAAAACTGCATCAGCACTCATTGCTGTGACTTTTATTGTGTATGTTCAAGATAAGATGGGGTGGATGGTGGGTTTTGGAATCCCTGCCTTGCTTATGTCCTTGTCTGTCCTTTCATTCTTCTTGGCTTCTCCTTTCTACATCAAGTTGAAGTCTGATTCAAGTTTGCTTACTGGGTTCACTCAAGTTCTAGTAGCCTCTTATAAAAATAGACGTATGCGATTATCATCTCAGGCCACACCTGAAATGTACCATCATATAAATGGATCAATGCTCCTCTTGCCAAGTGAAAAACTAAG GTTTCTGAACAAAGCATGCATTATAAAAAATCCTCTACAAGACCTAAGCCCAGATGGAAGGGCTACAGATCCATGGAGTCTTTGTACAGTTAATCAAGTAGAAGAGCTAAAGGCATTAATCCGGGTAATCCCATTATGGTCGGCTGGAATCATGATGTCTGTATCTATCAGTCAGAACTCTTTTCCAGTACTCCAAGCAGCCTCCATGGACCGACACATTACTCCATACTTTGAAATTCCTGCAGGCTCCTTTAGCGTGTTTCTGGTTATAACTATAACACTTTGGATTACTTTGTACGATCGCGTAGTTCTCCCTCTAGCATCGAAAATCAGTGGAAAACCATGCCGTCTCAacgagaaaaaaagaatgggaaTTGGACTCTTTTTTTCATGCATGTCAATGGCAGCAATGGCAGTTGCAGAGAGTGTTAGGCGGGAACTTGCAATTGAGGAAGGATTTTCTGATGATCCACAAGCCGTGGTGAGCATGTCAGCAATGTGGCTACTGCCTTATTATATCTTTGCCGGCTTGGGTGAGGCTTTCAATGCAATTGGGCAAAATGAGTTCTATTACTCTCAATTGCCTAAAAGCATGTCTAGTATAGCCACCACCCTCTTTGGATTAGGGATGTCTGCTGCAAGCTTAGTAGCAAGTTTTATACTGAGTACAGTTGATAATGTTAccaaaaaaggaggagaaagtTGGGTTTCAAGCAACATCAATAAGGCCCACTATGATTACTACTATTGGCTTCTAACTGGTTTGTGTTCGGCTAATCTCATGTATTACCTTTTCTGTAGTAAGGCTTATGGTCCTTCTGAAGGAGAGAGAAGTAGGGTTTTAGATGAAGAAGATGGGTAA
- the LOC126710320 gene encoding protein NRT1/ PTR FAMILY 1.2-like isoform X1, with the protein MENPSDEKDIVKEPLLNTYKAKGGFKTLPFIIANEAFEGVASFGLMPNMILYLTREFGMQIASAANVLFIWSAATNFMPILGAYLADSYVGRYRMIGFGSIVSLLGMVLLWLTTLNSQAKISCSQSSSSCNFSTAFKLLHLYSSFGLMAIGAGGLRSSSLAFGADQLDKRDNIRNAAMLESFFSWYYVSKTASALIAVTFIVYVQDKMGWMVGFGIPALLMSLSVLSFFLASPFYIKLKSDSSLLTGFTQVLVASYKNRRMRLSSQATPEMYHHINGSMLLLPSEKLRFLNKACIIKNPLQDLSPDGRATDPWSLCTVNQVEELKALIRVIPLWSAGIMMSVSISQNSFPVLQAASMDRHITPYFEIPAGSFSVFLVITITLWITLYDRVVLPLASKISGKPCRLNEKKRMGIGLFFSCMSMAAMAVAESVRRELAIEEGFSDDPQAVVSMSAMWLLPYYIFAGLGEAFNAIGQNEFYYSQLPKSMSSIATTLFGLGMSAASLVASFILSTVDNVTKKGGESWVSSNINKAHYDYYYWLLTGLCSANLMYYLFCSKAYGPSEGERSRVLDEEDG; encoded by the exons ATGGAAAATCCTTCAGATGAGAAAGATATTGTCAAAGAGCCACTGTTAAACACTTACAAGGCCAAGGGTGGCTTCAAAACCTTGCCTTTTATCATAG CTAATGAGGCATTTGAGGGTGTGGCAAGTTTTGGGCTAATGCCAAACATGATACTTTATTTGACAAGAGAGTTTGGTATGCAAATAGCCAGTGCAGCCAATGTGCTGTTCATATGGTCTGCAGCAACCAATTTCATGCCGATTCTTGGTGCTTATCTCGCTGATTCTTATGTGGGTCGGTACCGGATGATCGGCTTTGGTTCCATCGTTAGCCTTTTG GGGATGGTTCTTTTGTGGTTAACAACCTTGAATTCACAAGCAAAGATTTCATGCAGCCAAAGTAGTAGCAGTTGCAACTTCTCAACAGCATTCAAACTTCTACACTTATATTCTTCTTTTGGGCTGATGGCTATAGGAGCTGGTGGCTTAAGGTCATCCTCCTTGGCATTTGGTGCAGATCAGTTAGACAAGAGAGACAACATAAGAAATGCAGCGATGTTAGAGAGCTTTTTCAGCTGGTACTATGTTTCAAAAACTGCATCAGCACTCATTGCTGTGACTTTTATTGTGTATGTTCAAGATAAGATGGGGTGGATGGTGGGTTTTGGAATCCCTGCCTTGCTTATGTCCTTGTCTGTCCTTTCATTCTTCTTGGCTTCTCCTTTCTACATCAAGTTGAAGTCTGATTCAAGTTTGCTTACTGGGTTCACTCAAGTTCTAGTAGCCTCTTATAAAAATAGACGTATGCGATTATCATCTCAGGCCACACCTGAAATGTACCATCATATAAATGGATCAATGCTCCTCTTGCCAAGTGAAAAACTAAG GTTTCTGAACAAAGCATGCATTATAAAAAATCCTCTACAAGACCTAAGCCCAGATGGAAGGGCTACAGATCCATGGAGTCTTTGTACAGTTAATCAAGTAGAAGAGCTAAAGGCATTAATCCGGGTAATCCCATTATGGTCGGCTGGAATCATGATGTCTGTATCTATCAGTCAGAACTCTTTTCCAGTACTCCAAGCAGCCTCCATGGACCGACACATTACTCCATACTTTGAAATTCCTGCAGGCTCCTTTAGCGTGTTTCTGGTTATAACTATAACACTTTGGATTACTTTGTACGATCGCGTAGTTCTCCCTCTAGCATCGAAAATCAGTGGAAAACCATGCCGTCTCAacgagaaaaaaagaatgggaaTTGGACTCTTTTTTTCATGCATGTCAATGGCAGCAATGGCAGTTGCAGAGAGTGTTAGGCGGGAACTTGCAATTGAGGAAGGATTTTCTGATGATCCACAAGCCGTGGTGAGCATGTCAGCAATGTGGCTACTGCCTTATTATATCTTTGCCGGCTTGGGTGAGGCTTTCAATGCAATTGGGCAAAATGAGTTCTATTACTCTCAATTGCCTAAAAGCATGTCTAGTATAGCCACCACCCTCTTTGGATTAGGGATGTCTGCTGCAAGCTTAGTAGCAAGTTTTATACTGAGTACAGTTGATAATGTTAccaaaaaaggaggagaaagtTGGGTTTCAAGCAACATCAATAAGGCCCACTATGATTACTACTATTGGCTTCTAACTGGTTTGTGTTCGGCTAATCTCATGTATTACCTTTTCTGTAGTAAGGCTTATGGTCCTTCTGAAGGAGAGAGAAGTAGGGTTTTAGATGAAGAAGATGGGTAA